In Natronococcus occultus SP4, the following proteins share a genomic window:
- a CDS encoding Lrp/AsnC family transcriptional regulator — translation MSEREVLELLRENARYSAEDIARMTDLSAEEVEETIQELEAAGVVRGYQAVVDWDELEDERVRAEVELNVHLDRETGYGEIAERLARFPEVKALRLVSGDYDFDMEVEGDSIREVSQFVSEKVAPVPEITQTVTHYVMTSYKENGIEFGDGEEDDRLSFSP, via the coding sequence ATGAGCGAACGCGAGGTGCTCGAGTTGCTTCGTGAGAACGCGCGTTACTCCGCCGAGGATATCGCGCGAATGACCGACCTCTCGGCCGAGGAGGTCGAGGAGACCATCCAGGAACTCGAGGCAGCCGGCGTGGTTCGGGGGTACCAGGCCGTCGTCGACTGGGACGAACTCGAGGACGAGCGCGTTCGGGCCGAGGTCGAACTCAACGTTCACCTCGACCGCGAGACCGGCTACGGAGAGATCGCCGAGCGCCTCGCACGATTCCCCGAGGTGAAGGCGCTGCGGCTGGTCAGCGGGGACTACGACTTCGACATGGAGGTCGAGGGCGACTCGATCCGGGAGGTCTCGCAGTTCGTCAGCGAGAAGGTCGCCCCAGTCCCCGAGATCACCCAGACGGTCACCCACTACGTGATGACCTCCTACAAGGAGAACGGGATCGAGTTCGGCGACGGCGAGGAAGACGATCGGCTCTCGTTCTCACCATGA
- a CDS encoding pyridoxal phosphate-dependent aminotransferase yields the protein MTFELSERVQEVPPSGIRRFFEIAEERDDVISLGVGEPDFSTPWAARDAAIASLERGRTSYTANRGTRELREAIADYVADRFALEYDPGEEILVTAGASEAVDLAFRAFVDPGDTVAVAQPSYISYEPGVIFAGGEVLSVPTTEDDDFRLTVEALEDAGAETADALVLCYPNNPTGAIMRESDLEPIAEFAREHDLTVFSDEIYAELTYGDDTDHTSIATLPGMRERTIVFNGFSKAHAMTGLRLGYALGPEEAIGAMNKIHQYTMLSAPTTAQHAALEALESCEDDVRDMVDQYDRRRRFVLSRFREIGMDVFEAKGAFYCFPEVPEGWTAEEFAEGVLREQGVAVVPGDVFGPGGEGHLRISYATGLEDLRKALARIETFVENTV from the coding sequence ATGACGTTCGAACTCTCCGAGCGGGTACAGGAGGTTCCACCCTCGGGCATCCGGCGCTTCTTCGAGATCGCCGAGGAGCGCGACGACGTCATCTCGCTTGGCGTCGGCGAACCCGACTTCTCGACGCCGTGGGCGGCCCGCGACGCCGCGATCGCCTCCCTCGAACGGGGTCGGACCTCCTACACGGCCAACCGCGGCACCCGGGAACTGCGCGAGGCGATCGCCGACTACGTCGCCGACCGATTCGCACTCGAGTACGATCCCGGCGAGGAGATCCTCGTCACCGCCGGCGCCAGCGAGGCCGTCGATCTGGCCTTTCGAGCCTTCGTCGACCCCGGTGACACCGTCGCCGTCGCCCAGCCGTCCTACATCTCCTACGAGCCCGGCGTGATCTTCGCCGGCGGCGAGGTGCTGTCGGTGCCGACGACCGAGGACGACGACTTCCGGCTCACGGTCGAGGCCCTCGAGGACGCCGGCGCCGAGACGGCCGACGCGCTCGTGCTCTGTTACCCGAACAATCCGACGGGTGCGATTATGCGCGAATCAGATCTCGAGCCGATCGCCGAGTTCGCCCGCGAGCACGACCTGACGGTGTTTTCCGACGAGATCTACGCCGAACTCACCTACGGTGACGACACAGACCACACCTCGATCGCGACGCTGCCAGGAATGCGAGAGCGGACGATCGTCTTCAACGGGTTCTCGAAGGCCCACGCGATGACCGGGCTCCGGCTGGGCTACGCGCTCGGACCCGAAGAGGCGATCGGGGCGATGAACAAGATCCACCAGTACACGATGCTGTCGGCGCCAACGACCGCCCAACACGCCGCGCTGGAGGCCCTCGAATCCTGCGAGGACGACGTCCGCGACATGGTCGATCAGTACGACCGTCGACGGCGGTTCGTGCTCTCTCGGTTCCGAGAGATCGGAATGGACGTCTTTGAGGCCAAGGGGGCCTTCTACTGTTTCCCCGAGGTGCCCGAGGGCTGGACCGCCGAGGAGTTCGCCGAGGGAGTGTTGCGCGAGCAAGGCGTCGCCGTCGTCCCCGGGGACGTCTTCGGACCCGGCGGGGAGGGCCACCTGCGGATCTCCTACGCGACGGGGCTCGAGGACCTCCGGAAGGCTCTGGCCCGAATCGAGACGTTCGTCGAGAACACCGTCTGA
- a CDS encoding GNAT family N-acetyltransferase, with product MADYRPIPDERERFHEYRSYAFRPEGGVPPYDPDEHEDPRSTRGARRGIVAEGEERPRAVCRHYWLAARVRGDAHPVAGLASVATPPEYRREGNVRELLAGSLAEYRDRGDRLSILWPFQYRFYRQYGWDTANRILTHALEPDVLSFARGVEEGSFRPLAADEYDVLEPVYDAAAAGLAIERDEEWWRHRIFAGHDADPFVYVYERDGKPAGYLVYRIEREDGDRTMRVSELAAVDREALLALFAFCADHDSQVARVELQVSEAVPVRELALEPDEIKTTVENGPMVRLVDVIEGLPALTSGEGDAALTLEVEDPLADWNDDRFVLEATDGTATCERSDGDGEPDAVLDIGALSQLAVGARSASALAYADRLAADAETVAVLEDVYPETDVYLGHHF from the coding sequence ATGGCCGACTACCGTCCGATCCCGGACGAGCGGGAGCGCTTCCACGAGTACCGCAGCTACGCGTTCAGACCCGAGGGGGGCGTCCCGCCCTACGACCCCGACGAACACGAGGACCCACGATCGACGCGAGGGGCCCGCCGCGGGATCGTCGCCGAGGGCGAGGAGCGACCCCGCGCCGTCTGTCGGCACTACTGGCTCGCGGCCCGCGTCCGCGGCGACGCCCACCCCGTCGCCGGGCTGGCGTCGGTCGCGACGCCCCCGGAGTACCGCCGCGAGGGCAACGTCCGCGAGCTCCTGGCGGGCTCGCTCGCGGAGTACCGCGATCGGGGCGACCGCCTCTCGATCCTCTGGCCGTTCCAGTACCGGTTCTACCGGCAGTACGGCTGGGACACCGCCAACCGAATCCTCACCCACGCGCTCGAGCCCGACGTCCTCTCGTTTGCCAGGGGCGTCGAGGAGGGTTCGTTCCGTCCTCTCGCGGCCGACGAGTACGACGTCCTCGAGCCGGTCTACGACGCCGCCGCGGCGGGGTTGGCGATCGAACGCGACGAGGAGTGGTGGCGCCACCGGATCTTTGCGGGCCACGACGCCGACCCGTTCGTCTACGTTTACGAACGGGACGGCAAGCCCGCGGGCTATCTCGTCTACCGGATCGAACGCGAGGACGGGGACCGAACGATGCGCGTCTCGGAGCTGGCGGCGGTCGACCGCGAGGCGCTACTCGCACTGTTTGCCTTCTGTGCCGACCACGACTCGCAGGTCGCCCGCGTGGAGCTGCAGGTCTCCGAGGCGGTCCCCGTCCGGGAGCTCGCGCTCGAGCCCGACGAGATCAAGACGACCGTCGAGAACGGCCCGATGGTCCGGCTCGTCGACGTTATCGAAGGGCTTCCCGCGCTGACGTCGGGCGAGGGCGACGCGGCGCTAACGCTCGAGGTCGAGGACCCGCTGGCCGACTGGAACGACGACCGGTTCGTCCTCGAGGCGACCGACGGAACGGCGACCTGCGAACGGAGCGACGGCGACGGCGAGCCCGACGCCGTCCTCGATATCGGCGCGCTCTCGCAGCTCGCCGTCGGCGCCCGCTCGGCGAGCGCCCTCGCGTACGCGGATCGGCTCGCGGCCGACGCCGAGACGGTGGCCGTCCTCGAGGACGTCTACCCCGAGACCGACGTCTACCTCGGCCACCACTTCTAG
- a CDS encoding PAS domain-containing sensor histidine kinase encodes MSSAPPPNEVLDVFDTLGPHGTPFTTPEVADEFDCTRRTISERLEVLAGDGVLRTKKVGTGGRVWWRPVSDDRGRAENDRSNADSQSSRVEQPPPFHSDGEMAERIRQFEWAETPLGPIADWPSQLRIAVDIMLGANEAIGIYWGDDRRLLYNDAALEQLGENHPDALGRPARDVFPEAWETLEPIYDGVMAGDGSARKAEFSLPLERNGEPEDSWWDVTFNPIPDGDDSVGGLFTISFEVTDRVRAKRELRESKRRYRRLFESINEGFCIVDVIFEDEVPVDYRVVEANETFETFTGLENPDGRTVNEMGAELERYWYERYGQVARTGESMRFEEYVEAWGKWFDVFAFPVGDEASNEVAILFDDITEHKRAEENLRKSKERFRALVTASSEVVYRMSPDWSEMHELEGKAFLADTDESTSDWLDKYIHPDEQPRVLAAIDEAIRTKSTFELEHRVEREDGSTGWTFSRAVPMLDEDGEIEEWIGMASDITERKRRERALEKSERRYRALAENFPDGAVGMYDHDLRYTLTEGSVLGETLPSADRLEDNRMPELFPEDTVADLEPVFRAAVEDGETGKTTTEFGGRNWRVWAVPLCDPDGDIFAGLSFAQDITEQVAREQRLEEVVDRLEESNDRLEQFAYAASHDLQEPLRMVISYLRLLENRYADAFDEDGEEFLGYAVDGAERMREMIDALLAYSRIDTQGEPFEPVDLNAVLEDVVADLQVQIEEHGADVTIEELPRVEGDASQLRQLFQNLLDNAITYSGDEAPRVHVGATRRGDERVISVEDEGIGIEPEDQDRIFTVFDRLHSHDTYEGTGIGLALCQRIVERHGGEIWVESEPDEGSTFSVTLPSTET; translated from the coding sequence ATGAGTTCGGCTCCCCCTCCGAACGAGGTCCTCGACGTGTTCGATACGCTTGGACCCCACGGAACGCCGTTTACGACACCGGAGGTAGCCGACGAGTTCGACTGTACTCGTCGAACGATTTCCGAGAGGCTCGAGGTCCTCGCCGGGGACGGCGTGCTCCGGACGAAGAAGGTCGGTACCGGAGGGCGCGTCTGGTGGCGTCCCGTCTCCGACGACCGCGGGAGGGCCGAGAACGACCGCTCGAACGCGGATTCGCAGTCATCCCGCGTCGAGCAGCCGCCTCCGTTTCACTCAGACGGAGAGATGGCCGAACGCATCCGGCAGTTCGAGTGGGCCGAGACACCGCTTGGTCCGATAGCCGACTGGCCGTCTCAGCTCCGGATCGCAGTCGATATCATGCTCGGCGCGAACGAGGCGATCGGAATCTACTGGGGAGACGACCGCAGGTTGCTGTACAACGATGCCGCTCTCGAGCAACTCGGCGAGAACCACCCCGACGCGCTCGGACGACCCGCCCGAGACGTGTTTCCGGAAGCCTGGGAGACGCTCGAGCCGATCTACGACGGCGTTATGGCTGGCGATGGGTCCGCTCGGAAAGCGGAGTTCTCCCTCCCGCTCGAACGCAACGGGGAGCCGGAGGACAGCTGGTGGGACGTGACGTTCAATCCGATTCCGGACGGAGACGACTCGGTTGGTGGCCTGTTCACGATCTCGTTCGAGGTCACGGATCGGGTACGGGCCAAACGGGAACTCCGCGAAAGCAAGCGACGCTATCGACGGCTCTTCGAATCGATCAACGAAGGGTTCTGCATCGTCGACGTGATTTTCGAGGACGAAGTGCCAGTCGATTACCGCGTCGTCGAAGCCAACGAGACGTTCGAGACGTTCACTGGACTGGAAAATCCCGACGGACGGACGGTCAACGAGATGGGTGCGGAGCTCGAGCGCTACTGGTACGAGCGCTACGGGCAAGTCGCCCGCACCGGCGAGTCGATGCGGTTCGAAGAGTACGTCGAAGCGTGGGGGAAGTGGTTCGACGTCTTCGCGTTCCCCGTCGGTGACGAAGCCAGCAACGAGGTGGCTATTCTCTTCGACGATATCACCGAGCACAAGCGGGCCGAGGAGAACCTCCGGAAGAGCAAGGAGCGGTTCCGCGCGCTGGTCACCGCGAGCTCTGAGGTTGTGTACCGTATGAGTCCCGATTGGAGCGAGATGCACGAGCTCGAGGGTAAAGCGTTCCTCGCCGATACGGACGAGTCGACCAGCGACTGGCTCGATAAGTACATTCATCCGGACGAACAGCCGCGAGTCCTGGCGGCTATCGATGAAGCGATCCGGACGAAGAGCACGTTCGAGCTGGAACACCGGGTGGAACGGGAGGACGGAAGCACGGGCTGGACGTTCTCGCGTGCAGTACCGATGCTGGACGAGGACGGCGAGATCGAGGAGTGGATCGGCATGGCCAGTGACATCACCGAGCGGAAGCGACGCGAGCGAGCGCTCGAGAAGTCGGAACGACGGTATCGGGCGCTCGCCGAGAACTTCCCTGACGGTGCGGTCGGGATGTACGACCACGACCTCCGGTACACCCTGACCGAGGGGAGCGTCCTGGGCGAGACCTTACCGAGCGCCGACCGCCTGGAGGACAACCGGATGCCGGAGCTGTTTCCCGAGGACACGGTCGCGGACCTCGAACCGGTGTTTCGGGCCGCCGTCGAGGACGGTGAAACCGGGAAGACGACGACCGAGTTCGGCGGGCGGAACTGGCGGGTGTGGGCGGTACCGCTGTGCGATCCTGACGGCGATATCTTCGCCGGGCTGAGCTTCGCCCAGGACATCACCGAACAGGTCGCCCGAGAGCAACGCCTCGAGGAGGTAGTCGACCGACTCGAAGAATCGAACGACCGTCTCGAACAGTTCGCGTACGCGGCCTCCCACGATCTGCAAGAGCCCCTTCGGATGGTTATCAGCTACCTCAGGCTCCTCGAGAACCGGTACGCCGACGCTTTCGACGAGGACGGCGAGGAGTTCCTCGGGTACGCGGTCGACGGCGCCGAGCGGATGCGCGAGATGATCGACGCCCTGCTGGCGTACTCGCGGATCGACACACAGGGCGAGCCGTTCGAACCTGTCGACCTGAACGCCGTTCTCGAGGACGTGGTCGCGGATCTCCAGGTCCAGATCGAGGAGCACGGTGCCGACGTGACGATCGAGGAGTTGCCCCGTGTCGAGGGCGACGCCAGCCAGCTCCGGCAGCTGTTCCAGAACCTGCTCGACAACGCAATCACTTACAGCGGGGACGAGGCGCCGCGGGTTCACGTCGGCGCCACCCGGCGCGGCGACGAACGGGTGATCTCGGTCGAGGACGAGGGTATCGGGATCGAGCCGGAGGACCAGGACCGCATCTTCACGGTGTTCGACCGGCTCCACAGTCACGACACGTACGAGGGGACGGGAATCGGGCTCGCGCTCTGTCAGCGCATCGTCGAGCGCCACGGGGGCGAGATCTGGGTCGAGTCCGAACCCGACGAGGGATCGACGTTCTCGGTGACGCTGCCGTCGACCGAGACGTGA
- a CDS encoding NAD(P)/FAD-dependent oxidoreductase, whose product MRIVVIGGGIVGLASALELAERGVDVVVCEKGSVGNGSTERSAGGIRAQFSTPTNVELSLASMAVWSEFEDRFGTDVDYRTNGYLFLARTAETAAALETAVEMQNERGVPSELLEPEDARERCPGIDPDRFVAATYAPTDGFADPHLALQGYARAAADAGVDIRTETPVTDIICEDGDGRVVGVETPDGPLEAEYVVNAAGPWARRVAAMADVDLPIAPKRRQMVVVDPETSVPETDPLTVDLETGTYFRPERDGEALVGGHLGDADPDRDPDGYDRGIDFGWAADVLETASEWATYFGPDSRIKRGWAGLYAVTPDDNAVLEETVPGLITAAGFSGHGFQHAPATGRIVAELIVDGTSSLVDVGALSSDRFGTERERVERNVV is encoded by the coding sequence ATGCGCATCGTCGTCATCGGTGGCGGGATCGTGGGGCTCGCGAGCGCGCTCGAACTCGCCGAACGCGGGGTCGACGTCGTCGTCTGCGAGAAGGGCTCGGTCGGGAACGGGAGCACGGAGCGGTCCGCGGGTGGGATCCGCGCGCAGTTCTCGACGCCGACGAACGTCGAGCTCTCGCTCGCGAGCATGGCCGTCTGGAGCGAGTTCGAGGACCGGTTCGGGACCGACGTCGACTACCGGACGAACGGCTACCTGTTTCTCGCGCGCACCGCCGAGACCGCCGCGGCCCTGGAGACGGCCGTCGAGATGCAGAACGAACGGGGAGTGCCAAGCGAACTGCTCGAGCCCGAGGACGCCCGCGAACGCTGTCCGGGGATCGACCCCGACAGGTTCGTCGCGGCGACGTACGCCCCGACCGACGGCTTCGCGGACCCCCACCTCGCCCTGCAGGGCTACGCCCGCGCGGCCGCCGACGCGGGCGTCGATATCAGGACGGAGACGCCCGTTACGGACATCATATGCGAGGACGGGGACGGCCGCGTCGTCGGCGTCGAGACGCCCGACGGTCCCCTCGAGGCCGAGTACGTCGTCAACGCCGCGGGGCCGTGGGCGCGTCGGGTCGCCGCGATGGCCGACGTCGACTTACCGATCGCGCCCAAGCGCCGCCAGATGGTCGTCGTCGATCCCGAGACGTCAGTCCCCGAAACCGACCCGCTGACGGTCGACCTCGAGACGGGCACCTACTTCCGACCCGAGCGCGACGGCGAGGCGCTGGTCGGGGGCCACCTCGGCGACGCGGACCCGGACCGGGATCCCGACGGCTACGACCGCGGGATCGACTTCGGCTGGGCCGCCGACGTCCTCGAGACCGCATCCGAGTGGGCGACCTACTTCGGACCCGACTCCCGGATCAAACGGGGGTGGGCGGGGCTGTACGCCGTCACCCCCGACGACAACGCCGTCCTCGAGGAGACGGTCCCCGGCCTGATCACGGCCGCGGGCTTTTCGGGCCACGGCTTCCAGCACGCCCCCGCGACGGGGCGGATCGTCGCCGAACTGATCGTCGACGGGACGTCCTCGCTGGTCGACGTCGGGGCGCTCTCGAGCGACCGGTTCGGGACCGAACGCGAGCGCGTCGAGCGAAACGTCGTCTAA
- a CDS encoding NAD(P)/FAD-dependent oxidoreductase, with the protein MHTVIVGGGIVGTAIAARLGSTDHEITVLERSEIGRETTAASAGLLMRTVVDPEPFDLRFRKRARERYRELREDGLETDRIGIVYVAESEAFADRLADSAVALREDGIEASVLEPDELVGLGIEPDGLAGGLYTPEDRVCDPAVAARLFADRARTAGVDVRTGVSVTDVETRDGAVTAVETSEGRLAADRVINAAGPWAPQLNEAVGIELPLCHTRGPMLAVETGEPLEGPTAIFESKRYVRPTETGAWLGAYRTDYVEGQRYDLADRSVSASFRDSARELEDVVLALEDATVVDDWVGYRTVTPDGRPLVGETTVEGYLVAVGLSGQGITLAPAVADVIGGDVDPEYRRRLSPTRFRG; encoded by the coding sequence ATGCACACCGTCATCGTCGGCGGCGGGATCGTCGGCACCGCGATCGCCGCCCGCCTCGGCTCGACTGACCACGAGATCACCGTCCTCGAACGATCCGAAATCGGCCGGGAGACGACCGCCGCCTCCGCGGGACTGCTGATGCGGACCGTCGTCGATCCCGAGCCGTTCGATCTCCGGTTCCGGAAACGGGCCCGCGAGCGCTACCGCGAGCTCCGCGAGGACGGCCTCGAGACCGATCGGATCGGTATCGTCTACGTCGCCGAAAGCGAGGCCTTCGCCGACCGCCTCGCGGACTCCGCCGTTGCGCTTCGCGAGGACGGGATCGAGGCCTCCGTCCTCGAGCCCGACGAACTCGTCGGGCTGGGGATCGAACCCGACGGCCTCGCGGGCGGGCTCTACACGCCCGAGGACCGAGTCTGCGATCCCGCGGTCGCGGCGAGGCTGTTCGCCGACCGCGCGCGGACGGCGGGCGTCGACGTCCGGACTGGCGTGTCAGTTACGGACGTCGAGACCCGCGACGGCGCCGTTACGGCCGTCGAGACGAGCGAGGGCCGGCTCGCGGCCGATCGGGTGATCAACGCGGCCGGACCGTGGGCGCCACAGTTGAACGAGGCCGTCGGGATCGAGCTACCGCTGTGTCACACCCGCGGGCCGATGCTCGCGGTCGAGACGGGCGAGCCCCTCGAGGGACCGACGGCGATCTTCGAGTCCAAGCGGTACGTCCGGCCCACCGAGACCGGCGCCTGGCTCGGCGCCTACCGGACCGACTACGTCGAGGGACAGCGCTACGACCTCGCGGACCGATCGGTCTCCGCGTCGTTTCGCGACTCCGCACGGGAACTCGAGGACGTCGTCCTCGCCCTCGAGGACGCGACGGTCGTCGACGACTGGGTCGGCTACCGGACCGTCACCCCCGACGGCCGCCCGCTGGTCGGCGAGACCACCGTTGAGGGCTACCTCGTCGCGGTCGGATTGAGCGGCCAGGGAATCACGCTGGCGCCCGCAGTCGCCGACGTCATCGGGGGTGACGTCGACCCCGAGTACCGGCGTCGGCTCTCGCCGACCAGGTTTCGGGGCTGA
- a CDS encoding ornithine cyclodeaminase family protein produces MVRVLSESEVASVLELEALLPALGEAFEKQYAGEVERPERPHYPIGTGLDPDAPTESTGTGLCMPAYLHGEPYVTTKLATVCPDNPDRGLPTVTAQLALVDAKTGQPRSYMAANRITSARTGCIGGLAARELAAEGSIELGVIGAGTQARWQTRAIAAAVGSRLEAIRVYSPSDSKVDCAADLEDELGVPATAVETPREAVSASSVVVTATTSTEPVFPGEALAEGTLVVAVGAYTPEMRELDATTIDRAATIVADVPEEAAETGDLREHDDRELVPLGGVLAGEFDRESSAEIVVVASVGSAVLDAATAAFVYDRARETELGTDVPL; encoded by the coding sequence ATGGTACGCGTGCTCTCCGAGTCGGAGGTAGCGTCGGTGCTCGAACTCGAGGCCCTCCTGCCGGCCCTCGGCGAGGCCTTCGAGAAACAGTACGCGGGCGAGGTCGAGCGCCCGGAGCGTCCCCACTACCCGATCGGAACGGGGCTCGATCCCGACGCACCGACGGAGTCGACCGGAACGGGGCTGTGTATGCCCGCCTACCTGCACGGCGAGCCGTACGTCACGACGAAGCTGGCGACCGTCTGTCCGGACAACCCCGACCGCGGGCTGCCGACGGTCACGGCCCAGCTCGCGCTCGTCGACGCCAAGACCGGGCAACCTCGCTCCTACATGGCCGCAAACCGGATCACCAGCGCCCGCACTGGCTGTATCGGCGGGCTCGCGGCCCGCGAGCTGGCAGCCGAGGGGTCGATCGAACTCGGCGTGATCGGCGCGGGCACGCAGGCTCGCTGGCAGACCCGGGCGATCGCGGCCGCGGTGGGCTCGCGACTCGAGGCGATCCGGGTCTACTCGCCCAGCGACTCGAAGGTCGACTGCGCCGCCGACCTCGAGGACGAACTCGGCGTTCCGGCGACCGCGGTCGAGACGCCTCGCGAGGCCGTCTCGGCGTCGTCGGTCGTCGTGACGGCGACGACGAGCACCGAACCGGTGTTCCCGGGCGAGGCGCTGGCCGAGGGAACGCTCGTCGTCGCGGTCGGGGCCTACACGCCCGAGATGCGCGAGCTCGACGCGACGACGATCGACCGCGCGGCGACGATCGTCGCGGACGTCCCCGAGGAGGCCGCCGAGACGGGCGATCTGCGCGAGCACGACGATCGGGAGCTGGTCCCCCTCGGCGGCGTTCTGGCCGGCGAGTTCGACCGGGAGTCGTCAGCCGAGATCGTCGTGGTCGCGAGCGTCGGCTCGGCGGTGTTAGACGCCGCGACTGCGGCGTTCGTCTACGACCGGGCCCGCGAGACGGAGCTCGGCACCGACGTTCCGCTCTAA
- a CDS encoding PAS domain-containing protein: MGVRPTSIRIDARGANEDGPRRPARTNSEDSSVTVRSIPFVDRIADGVFALDDRLRVTYLNDAAASLFDADREGVLGEHVEEAVPDILEGQFPAAFYRVVEDDLPATFELYHHERDARFELRAYPVEDGLSAFVLELDDRERNVDRRAAVLEAIDDGVVTIDGNRRIVGINEAMTSFLGADRAELVGEDVDVLAALAGVADDDLEAIRRGIGDVESGLARNRRFDLPVTDGDGSERVGELRLVPIRDGTASVAAVVRDVTDRREYERVVESLHEVTRWLLESDDPEEICAVAVHAGSDLLGLPISGVWLLEEEQGYLEPVAGTAEAYDEFGGFPRFGPGEGIVWDVFEAGEIERIDDLRSADDPYNPDTPLGSEIIAPIGTHGVLMTGSFEPEAFDETDVELLSTLVENTRAALDRTEREQTLRERTERIERQTERLAEIARLLSGELQCQFERVADVLADEDAREHSLSEREVETTLERTDRLVDDIRELARDAGAVGARSRIDLATALEDARSASGLDPDAVRLLDGARLRADRDRFCHLLESALDGIATRADGDVDVEVGPLEDGEPGLFVREAGAVPGVGRADIDHEETDLTVLRAIARAHDWRPVIERDGQGRIRIEIRELATLERVS, from the coding sequence ATGGGCGTCCGCCCAACGTCTATCCGAATCGATGCACGGGGAGCGAACGAGGACGGGCCGCGACGGCCCGCGAGGACGAACTCGGAGGACTCGAGCGTGACGGTTCGGTCGATCCCGTTCGTCGATCGAATCGCCGACGGCGTCTTCGCACTCGACGATCGGCTCCGGGTTACCTATCTCAACGACGCGGCCGCGTCGCTGTTCGACGCCGACCGCGAGGGCGTCCTGGGCGAGCACGTCGAGGAGGCGGTCCCCGACATCCTCGAGGGGCAGTTCCCCGCGGCGTTCTACCGCGTCGTCGAGGACGATCTTCCGGCGACCTTCGAGCTGTACCACCACGAGCGCGACGCGCGGTTCGAGCTGCGCGCCTACCCGGTCGAGGACGGCCTCTCGGCGTTCGTTCTCGAACTCGACGACCGGGAACGAAACGTCGACCGCCGTGCGGCCGTCCTCGAGGCGATCGACGACGGGGTCGTCACGATCGACGGCAACCGACGCATCGTCGGAATCAACGAGGCAATGACGTCGTTTCTCGGCGCCGACCGCGCGGAGCTCGTCGGCGAGGACGTCGACGTCCTCGCGGCGCTGGCCGGCGTCGCCGACGACGACCTCGAGGCGATCCGTCGAGGGATCGGCGACGTCGAGTCTGGACTGGCCCGAAATCGCCGGTTCGACCTTCCGGTCACCGACGGCGACGGGAGCGAGCGCGTCGGCGAGCTCCGGCTCGTGCCGATCAGGGACGGGACGGCCTCGGTCGCGGCCGTCGTCAGGGACGTCACCGACCGCCGCGAGTACGAACGGGTCGTCGAGTCGCTCCACGAGGTGACCCGATGGCTCCTCGAGTCCGACGATCCCGAGGAGATCTGTGCGGTCGCCGTCCACGCCGGCAGCGACCTGCTCGGACTGCCGATCAGCGGCGTCTGGCTGCTCGAGGAGGAGCAGGGCTACCTCGAACCCGTCGCCGGCACCGCCGAGGCCTACGACGAGTTCGGCGGCTTCCCCCGGTTCGGGCCGGGCGAGGGAATCGTCTGGGACGTCTTCGAGGCCGGCGAGATCGAGCGGATCGACGACCTCCGGAGCGCCGACGACCCGTACAACCCCGATACACCCCTTGGGTCGGAGATCATCGCGCCGATCGGCACCCACGGCGTGCTCATGACCGGGTCGTTCGAGCCGGAGGCGTTCGACGAGACCGACGTCGAGTTGCTCTCGACGCTCGTCGAGAACACCCGCGCCGCGCTCGATCGGACCGAACGTGAGCAGACGCTCCGGGAGCGAACCGAACGGATCGAGCGCCAGACCGAACGGTTAGCGGAGATCGCGCGGCTTCTGTCGGGGGAGCTCCAGTGCCAGTTCGAGCGGGTCGCGGACGTCCTCGCGGACGAGGACGCACGGGAGCACTCCCTGTCCGAACGCGAGGTGGAGACGACCCTCGAGCGGACCGACCGGCTCGTCGACGATATCCGGGAACTCGCCCGCGACGCCGGGGCGGTCGGGGCTCGCTCGAGGATCGATCTCGCGACCGCGCTCGAGGACGCCCGATCGGCGTCCGGACTCGATCCGGACGCGGTCCGTCTCCTCGACGGGGCGAGGCTCCGGGCCGATCGGGATCGGTTTTGCCACCTTCTCGAGTCCGCGCTCGACGGGATCGCCACGCGAGCCGACGGCGACGTCGACGTCGAGGTCGGTCCGCTCGAGGACGGCGAGCCCGGGCTGTTCGTTCGGGAGGCTGGGGCCGTTCCCGGCGTGGGTCGTGCGGACATCGACCACGAGGAGACCGACCTCACGGTCCTGCGGGCGATCGCGCGAGCCCACGACTGGCGGCCGGTGATCGAACGCGACGGGCAGGGTCGAATCCGGATCGAGATCCGGGAGCTGGCGACCCTCGAACGGGTTAGTTGA